Proteins from one Athalia rosae chromosome 8, iyAthRosa1.1, whole genome shotgun sequence genomic window:
- the LOC105688076 gene encoding uncharacterized protein LOC105688076, protein MSDGRGRVICASGAGGFQWYFHVNLLVFVIIFNFLNLPNYAQCASTSPDNQPVKICAMDGCNCTVLAHRWTNVKCVFAADQEVELGEGSVPADAIEVEVSNCRELRIQAGAFTGGIQLRRVHVSGVNNVVAKGQAFHNVSAPNPMFEVSECESVVLESHAFKNSLGPMSVSIARCKHVRIKPNVFLKLLKFTIKDVPKLTISSNAFKFEPLAHERHGAATQIFFQSVNIQELPTMAFPSTAMEVRMDNLEATVIRKDAFSATNILKVAISNATIGTIETGAFNGRTLIDNLEFVDVSVGRIKSAALVAPVTNFTIQYSRVNEMETDAINAVAATVTLNNNEFQNIARNAITLDKWSHIAIHQNLFHSIENDSISVRIIENSATVNEFIFTENHIINALPGSLRFATQFQSSGGSRIGGNYFAEKCNCNLDGWMKKLSGDNASVDILMSSSLCEIDETLEKCFKVPLGRLGMRNFTSVICGEGKPHIVCEKPASKPEPSVSPPSVGPHVYPRQKGYFDVEMSDSEQLEREKRIILIICASAALCVMLVILMFGVFYVRRRGACPKLTSGPFSGLASWMSPTNGMTAATSARSISRMSVNEYAGLRTETRVLDLEVPPDDDTNIAEDGLYAYTENKATQTLPEELTEEYLKDLRDRLDDPDNYSEARDMIEHLYDLIKVEESCNNNNNNRIGGSDAQGVYHDVVVRPRGRGGVPRPSASVGTRVPSLDKLLPSPVGPRSQIVEYSEPRDSKASDQNHLYAELLGDETVPSTSRLSQPVLATLAGRAQHPLPPEVSNAVDDGKTIDGVQKSAGGQGARRGSNGDQGKSQTRPLSFLKALGESILGSSASKNQQKRPNAPLLCEYAEPSDAASHLYSELSEPQTHTASRPPSKMANRPLPTKPGDHNETTPINNA, encoded by the exons GAGGTGGAATTGGGCGAGGGTTCGGTACCAGCCGACGCGATCGAAGTCGAGGTATCCAACTGTCGCGAGCTTCGGATACAGGCCGGAGCATTTACGGGTGGAATTCAGTTGCGACGGGTTCACGTTTCCGGTGTTAACAACGTAGTGGCGAAGGGTCAAGCTTTTCATAACGTCAGTGCGCCAAATCCGATGTTCGAGGTATCGGAGTGCGAGAGTGTTGTGCTCGAGAGTCACGCGTTCAAAAATTCCCTCGGACCGATGAGCGTCTCGATAGCGAGATGCAAACACGTCAGGATAAAACCGAACGTCTTTCTGAAGCtactgaaattcacgataaaaGATGTGCCGAAACTCACCATCTCGAGCAACGCATTCAAATTCGAACCGCTGGCACACGAGAGACACGGAGCGGCTACCCAG aTATTCTTTCAAAGCGTGAATATCCAGGAGTTACCGACTATGGCGTTTCCATCCACCGCGATGGAAGTTCGAATGGACAATCTGGAAGCAACGGTGATACGCAAAGACGCTTTTTCAGCGACAAATATCCTCAAAGTTGCGATCAGCAATGCCACCATCGGTACCATCGAAACGGGAGCTTTCAACGGTCGTACTTTAATCGACAATCTTGAATTCGTTGACGTCAGCGTGGGGAGGATCAAGAGCGCAGCTCTTGTAGCACCTGTCACGAATTTTACCATTCAGTATTCGAG aGTGAATGAGATGGAGACAGACGCTATTAACGCCGTTGCGGCTACCGTGACTCTGAACAACAACGAGTTTCAAAATATCGCACGCAACGCCATTACCCTCGACAAATGGAGTCACATAGCGATACATCAGAACCTGTTCCACAGCATCGAGAACGACTCGATATCCgtacgaataattgaaaattcggcGACCGTCAACGAGTTCATATTCACGGAAAACCACATAATAAACGCTCTCCCCGGTTCCCTCAGATTCGCCACGCAATTTCAATCGAGCGGCGGTTCCCGTATCGGTGGCAATTACTTCGCGGAGAAATGCAACTGCAATTTGGACGGATGGATGAAAAAGTTATCGGGCGACAACGCCTCGGTGGATATATTGATGAGTTCCAGTTTGTGCGAGATAGACGAGACACTCGAGAAGTGTTTCAAAGTACCACTGGGCAGACTGGGGATGAGAAATTTCACGAGCGTGATATGCGGCGAGGGAAAACCTCACATAGTGTGCGAAAAACCCGCCTCGAAACCCGAACCTAGCGTTAGTCCTCCGAGCGTCGGCCCCCACGTTTACCCTCGCCAAAAGGGTTACTTCGACGTTGAGATGAGCGACTCCGAGCAGttggaaagagagaagagaataatCCTGATAATCTGCGCGTCCGCGGCGCTCTGCGTCATGCTTGTCATCCTGATGTTCGGTGTTTTTTACGTGAGGAGACGCGGAGCGTGTCCGAAACTGACCTCCGGACCGTTTTCCGGCCTGGCGTCCTGGATGTCGCCGACGAACGGGATGACGGCCGCTACGTCGGCGAGATCGATATCCAGAATGAGCGTCAACGAATACGCCGGACTCAGAACGGAGACCAGAGTCCTTGATCTGGAAGTTCCTCCCGACGATGATACGAACATCGCGGAAGACGGACTCTACGCCTACACGGAGAACAAAGCCACTCAAACGCTCCCCGAAGAACTGACCGAGGAGTACCTGAAAGATTTGAGAGACCGTCTGGACGATCCCGACAACTACAGCGAGGCTCGCGACATGATCGAACACCTCTACGACCTCATAAAGGTCGAGGAGAgctgcaacaacaacaacaacaacagaatCGGAGGTTCCGACGCTCAGGGGGTCTACCACGACGTGGTGGTGCGTCCGAGGGGAAGGGGCGGCGTGCCGAGGCCCTCCGCCAGCGTTGGAACCCGCGTTCCATCGCTCGACAAATTATTGCCGTCGCCCGTGGGCCCCAGATCTCAAATAGTGGAGTATTCCGAGCCGAGAGACAGCAAGGCGAGCGATCAGAATCACCTCTACGCCGAGCTTTTGGGGGACGAAACGGTACCGAGCACCAGTCGACTTTCCCAGCCGGTTTTGGCGACACTCGCCGGTCGAGCGCAGCACCCGTTGCCGCCGGAAGTCTCGAACGCCGTCGACGACGGTAAAACGATCGACGGGGTGCAAAAGTCCGCGGGAGGCCAGGGGGCTCGACGCGGTTCCAACGGCGACCAGGGAAAGAGTCAGACGAGACCTCTGAGCTTTTTAAAAGCTCTGGGGGAGAGCATTCTCGGGAGTTCGGCGtcgaaaaaccaacaaaaaaggCCGAACGCGCCGTTGCTCTGCGAGTACGCGGAACCCTCCGACGCCGCGTCGCATCTTTACTCGGAGCTTTCCGAACCGCAAACTCACACCGCGTCCAGACCACCGAGCAAAATGGCCAACAGACCCTTACCCACGAAACCTGGTGATCATAACGAGACCACGCCTATTAACAATGCGTAA